The DNA window TATGGTGATGACATCAGTTCATGCGATCATAGTGTAGGTTGTTTATAGCCTTACATTGGCTTTTCACCTCTGGCGActgcattaaagggatagtgcacccaaaaatgaaaattcagccattatctactcaccctcatgccgagggaggctcaggtgaagttttagagtcctcacatcccttgcagagatcccaggggagagggggtagcaacacaactccacctaatggaggctgacggcaccccagattcaaacgtccaaaaacacataattgaaaccacaaaatatctccatactgctcgtccgtagtgatccaagtgtcctgaagccccaacataaaaagttgtttggaaaaatgtcatttgaactctgtttttagcctcattgtagcctgtagctctgactgcctctctgggcaccacgctcacgtgtgtgcgcttgcgcaagaccgtgagacatgggcaccgccttcatgtgtgttcacgtgctttcactggtctcccacgcaagcgcacacacatgactgcggtgcccagagaggcagtcagagctacaggctacaatgaggctaaaaacagagttcaaatgacatttttctaaacaactttttatgtcggggcttcaggacacttggatcactacagacgagcagtatggagatattttgtggtttcaattatgtgtttttggacgtttggatctggggcaccgtcagcctgcattcggtggagttgtgttgctaccccctctccccttggatctccgcatgTGTTGTGAGGAccctaaaacttcacctgagcctccctcagcatatgggtgagtagataatggctgaattttcatttttgggtgcactatccctttaatgcttcaataatcatgaaagtggtgtttatttgtgattaTCTCgccaaacaaaatgttttgtttgccaCTGACCTTAATtgctgcaataatccaaaatctgaAAAATCTCATAGGCTTTTAGACAAGGGATCCAGGGATACTAACTTCTGTGTGGGCCTGCAGGAAAACGTCATCCCTGTGGCACTCTATTGTGataagaattttttttacagtttgtatTATTTTCAATTATTACAATCAATGGATGCAAATCATGATATGATGCATTTTCACAGCCAATATAGACCTATTAATGTATCATTGCTGTTCTAAAGTGCTCTTTGTCAGAGCATAGGCTGATATAAAGTGAGAGTATAAATATCATATACTACAGTCTATGGGTCAGAGCCAGTCAGGATGAGTTAGACCATTTAGATCCATGACAATGAAACACCTGATTGTACAGACATTGATAAACAGGACTACATTACAGCTGAGGCAGATACCGCAGTAGTGTTAGCATTAGATGACAGAGAGATCACTGCATGCCCCGACAGCTTCAGTGTCAGATGAGGGAGAGCCAGGTGTGCCTCAACAGTTTGACAGCAGCTGCGACACTTTATATTTTGTAATGGTAAAAACCTTCCAAAGTTACTCAATACAATAATCTTTGTGAGGTGGGGCTGGGGGGTGCATCAAATCTGAATTTTAATTTACAAGGAAGAAACAGGAGGACAAAGGTTAGTAGATTAGCTTTAGCTGAAGCTAGCTGTGACTGCTTTCTGTCTAACTTGAACTAACCAGAGTTCAGTCACTGTGGTTTGGTTTTTACCTCTGTTTTGGTGTTCATGGCAGAATTTACAATTTGTTTTTatcaaaatgacacatttctaTGTCAGATATTCTTCATATGGTAaaacagatgtaaaaaaaaaaataagtaaatcaGATTCTGGTTTTAACTAAATGTTGTCCAAGTATCCCTTCAGTGCATCTTGTCTCTGTAGGACAGTGAACTCACCAGTATTTGTTGTTGGGAAAAACCTGTTGGATTAAGCTGAGAGAGAACCAGAGAGATTTGTCTTGAGTGCTGCTCTGCTGTCCTTCAGACTTTAAGTTTCATTTCAGGAAACGTGACGGTGCAGCTCTCCTCTTTCACTGTTGCTCCACCTCTCAGTGGAGCTCTGTGGGGGaggttttattgtctctggCACTGGGAAGAAATTATGAAGAATATCAAAAGCACACAGATTATTgtccaacaacaaaataaagtcTTCCCTTACAagtcagacattttaaagattacaaaacgcaaacaacaacaacaacagcaacaaagagcAATGCTTCCCTCTTTGATGTAGTGGTAGGAAAGTAAAAAGCCTCTAGAAACAGAGATCTTGAAGTCTGTCATTCCTTCTGATTGGACCACAGCAGTAGATTAATGTGCCTCTCTGTGATGCTCCTCTTTTAAAAGTAGTTAAAGTTCAATACTTTACAATAGAAGTCTTCTTCAGCTGTAAAGTGTCTGATTTAGATGGagtttaaaactgtaaaaaacaaacaaaagtagtCAGTCACATCATACAGACTACTTGTGCCAATCAGATTTAGATTTCGTAGTTCCCCTGTATTGGCATAATCTGCTTCAGCATCAGACTGTGTATTTATTAACAGCATGTCCTCATGTGGCCACAGGCTGCAGTTTGTTATACACTCCACTAGAGGGCGTCCTCAGATTTCACTTATTCTCTACACAGTAGGCGCAGTGGTTAAGTGTTGATATCAGCTGTTCAGACACAACTCAGACATTAAAgttggggtaggcagttttaaTTCCCCTTACCACAAAAATCCAGTGATTACCTTTCAGCATATCGAGAGAAAATAAGacttctgctcctcctcttggctctgtttttaggctttagaaaatctagccttTGACGGGAGACTCAATCACAGGTCTTTTCAGAGAAATGGTGTTAGTAAtactggctgttctacaaatggaAATGCATGTGCACGTCCCTTTGGCGAACCTGATTCAGTGGTGGAGAATACTGCAAAGAAAGTTGCTaatccagcattggcaacaactgcctacactgcaatgcAACTCAGAAAAGGAAGACGGACTTAACAAGAacagagtctgacaataaacaaaataaaatgtgttaatatctgtgaagcatttcagagatgaagagaaaatgttgctaatagtttagccttctgctaactggagccaaaagctcacagctgcagcttcaagttcacatttatgtagctaacattagctaaggcctcaaatcacagtgttTCCTGACACCCTCCCACTGCAGACTGCTTCGCCAGaaggagagtgggcagcagctctggagacggCACTTAAGTCAGGGGCCGCAGCAACCTGAATCCAGCCAGCCCAAATCCCAGCTCCACAGGACCTGACAACCCAAACTCGCCGCCAGATCAGCAagctttctgttgctgctgtgacacaGGTTAGATTGGGTGCAGCCACTGGCCACGAGCCCACTGTGACATCTGGCACTGGTGGGTTGCTGTGATTAAATTCATTCCGCTACAGCCGCCAACTGAAGGTCTGTAGTTTTCTGATGACTGACCAGTCTTGAATCCAGGTAATGCAGTTATTAGAGTAAATTAGATAACATCAATCAGTGTGGTAAAATATGTGTGTTGTAGCAGTAAATAGAAAATGTGACACATCAAGGAAAATATTTTCAGAGCTATAAAAGTGTACTCAGTAAAATGCAGATCATCGTCAGTGAGCCGCCCAAGCTGATGGCAGCAACTCTAATTTCAGCAGATGCGCTGCAGCACATTTCAGGGACCTAAAATACACCCCTTGTCTATTTTTGATGGAGCCACAACATATTCCGCAGAGCAGATATTTCCTGTTAACAGGTGctgtatgtgaaatataaatacaatatgaaaatgaagattgaatgtatttttattcattaaaacactgccacaaatctttgatccatggATTCATAAGTGGACTTAGAAcagtattaaagggatagtgcacccaaaaatgaaaattcagccattatctattcacccatatgccgacggaggctcaggtgaagttttagagtcctcacatcccttgtggagatcagcggggggagcggctagcacacctaatggcagacggcaccccagactaacgtctaagaacacataattgaatccacaaagtatctccatactgctcatctgtagtgatccaagtgtgctgcagccccgacataaaaagttgtttctaaaaacgtcatatgaactctgtttttagcctcactgtagcctgtagctctgactgcttctctgtgctccgtgctcacgtgtgcgcgctcagggtgattggtgatgcacggtctctgaagagcagcagtcttgtcagtactgatgttcagtagtgcaggcatcgccaattcccagtctgagcagcaaagactttcctcatccattgGTATTGCTttacatttgaaacaactacaccaccaggtttccagtgctcgactccggtagtctgcggctggctgaggctcatgagctgcggcggctgtttcgtccagtagcctgagttccgtccgtatactcgggctcaaacaaatacggctcaacaaagaaatgctgttcctcctcaatttcaaagtcttcagacatgttgggctgtcctttgctaaaataCTGtggtgcaaattatcttttagctctgtggttaccgTTGTCTCCCcgtgcggtgcacgtgtcacatgatgtaaacacaggtgagcaaagctcatgctttcgttggtctcgcgcaagcgcgcacacatgagcgcggagcacagagaagcagtcagagctacaggctacaaggaggctaaaaacagagttcatatgatgtttttcgaaacaactttttatgtccgggcttcaggacactgggatcactacagatgagcagtatggagatactttgtggattcaattttgtgttcttggacgttagtctggggcgccatcagccattaggtgtgctagctgctccccccgccgatctccgcaagggatcagtcaatcaattttatttataaagcccaatatcacaaatcacaatttgcctcacagggctttacagcatacaacatccctctgtccttatgaccctcgcagcggataaggaaaaactcccccaaaaaaacccctttaacgggtaaaaaaaacggtagaatgGATGTGAGGAcactaaaacttcaccagggcctccgtcggcatatgggtgagtagataatggctgaactttcatttttggatgcactatccctttaactatGTCTGTAAGCTACAGAACAACAAAGTAGAAAATAACAATTGACACAATCAatacagacaataaaaagaGACCATTTAACTTCATATTTAATTATGGGAGAAAcacaaatccatccatccatccatccatccatccatccatccagacgttcgagctcctcaccctatctctaaggctgagccaccccacacaaacaaatgcaaatatcaaggaaaaaatgaccaaatcaaaaATCCCAACACTCCCAGTGTGGTATGACTTGGTTTGTAGCAATATACCAGTTTTAAagtataccgtgatataaaagtcaacggttatcataccatgttcatttgcttatctacgacattgaaaacaaacaaacaaacaaacaaacaaacacaccactaGACGTTGAATCTCACCTTATTTAAGTTATTTACAGCCCCTACCAGTCAGTAAGGAGCAACCACTATAAATCACTGAAACTCTTGAACATACAtacaaatgtgcacacaaaatctgaggctgattggtccagtagtttgcgagATTAGCTgtggacacacagaaacacacacaccctcaatCACTATACAATTACTGCTTAAAAGAAAGCTTATCTAGAAAATTACTCAGTGTGACTGAGAGGAGAGATGATCAGAGGGGCAGAGTTTTTACCATCATCATTAGGATATGGAGTGAAGAATGGgaagagtttctcagtgaaggAGCAGCCACTAAAGGAGTAGATAAGAGCTGCTGCATCAACGTCATAAAAGGAAACCAGACCCTCCTCATAATCCACAAACACCCCCACCTTCTCAGGCCGAGACTTCAGAGACAGACTGGCATCAGGGCCAGCGAGAGCATAGTACTCCTTTCCATCCCACAAACATATCGTCCAGTAACCATCCTGAGGAGTCAGTGGGATATCTCCTTTCCTGTTGATCGACTCTTTGGCCACTCCTAATACCCAGTAGGTCTTGCCTTTAACCTGAACCTCGAAGTAAAATcttcctgatgagaaactctgCTTTGCtaagacacagacacaattaTCAAATCTCTCTGGATTGTTTGGGAGATTCTTCATTTCATCACCATGTTTAACTTGTTTTCCATCATCAGACAGGATGAGGTTGGGATGTGCTGTGTCAGGATCAAGTGTCACATCCACTGCAAACTGCTGGATCCTCTTCAGCTTGGCCTTAGCCAGCAGCTTATTCTTCTCTTTACTGAGTGTCTCCTCCAGCTGATTCACAGCTCTCCTCACAGTCCCCTCATATGAAGGTGGACAGATGTTAAATTCTGTCAGATCCTTAGCAGGTGGAGCAGCATTCAGGGATGTGAAGCTTTGGAGGAAGTGGAGGTGGTCTTCAGACTGTAACAGCTGCTCCACCTCAGTGCTCCTCTTCTTCAGCTCAGATATTTCCTGTTCCAGCTCTTTGATGAAGCCTTcagcctgtttctctgtctttctctgcttctctttgatCGTGTCGATGAGTTCGGCCTGGCTTCTCTCAACAGACTCCTTCAGAGcggtgaagacctgaacaccatctgctatctctctgtctgcaccTCTCTGACTGAGCTTCACTGAGCGTTTGATCTCCTCAATCTTCAGTTGTGTCTTCTGGATCATCTGCTGAATTTCGGCCTCTGTCTTCCCCAGCTCGAGTTTCTTTCCTTCACATTCTTCTTTCAGAGGAACAACATCATGTTTTTTGTGATCCAAAACAGTGcagagcatgcacacacacatgtggtcaTCCTTACAGAACAGCTCCAGCTGTTTATCATGCTCTCTACACATCCTGTCTTCCAGGTTCTCCACAGGGTCGATCAGCTGATGTCTTTTAAGGCCTGACATTGTCCGATGAGGCTCCAGGTGAGTCTCACAGTAGGAGACCAGACAAACCAGGCAGGACTTCAGCGCCTTCAGTTTGGTTCCAGTGCAGACGTCACAGGGAACTTCTCCTGGTTTGAAAACTTGttgctctgagctgctgctgctggctttctGTTGAGCTGACTGTCTGAACTGAGCAGCCATCTCAGAGATCAAAGTGTTGAGCTGCAGCTCAGGTTTTCGGTAGAAAAGCTTTTTACAGTTGGGACACTGATAGGGGATATTAATATCCCAGTGTTTAGTGATGCAGGTTTTACAGAAGTTGTGTCCACATGGTATGGTGACTGGGTCAGTGAACACATCCAGACAGACGGAGCACAGGAACTGATCTTCAGTCAGCAGACAGCTGGCAGCAGCCATGTCTACACTCTGAGGACAAAAGTAAAAGTGTGATAAAGCAAGACAGCAAAAACAAAGTTGCTAGGTTAACTGAAATATCAGGAAGTAATGTAAAATTATTTCATCATTAGTTCATTATTAGTTCTTTGAAAGCACAAAAACAATAGAACTTCCTGTCTGGGTCGAGCTGAAGTTTTGTGTTAATGTTGTTTGTTACAACACAGTAAATATTATCAGCTGTACTCACCGGTGTTTGGTAGAGATTGCGTTGTTGAGAGACCCTGGATTAAATGTGTCTTGTCTGGACTGCAGGTCTGCTGTCACTCAGATGAATGTTTAGTGTCATTTTAGGAATGTGTTATCTGAATACTTCCAGTGTTGCTCCTCCTCCTTCGGCTTTGCAGGTGAGTTTTTGTTACCTTTCAGGTTTGACTTCATTAGTGACATAGTTTTAGCACAAGCCTCCTTTTTTAAgtttgatgtttattttttttatattggaGTCAGTAGCATGCTCtaaaccaggggtgtcaaacaaaCAGCCCGTGGGCCCACtaaagggtccaatctggcccactaGATGACACCTGAGATTGATGCACTAATGAAGGCTGAGAGGTGTCAGGTTTAAACAGTGAGGagatacttaatgtaaaatgctgcctcagaAGCTTTTCACCAGaacacagctctctgaaatatCACTGAGTTCTTCCTGCGGTTAGATTTAAACATACTGAACATTGTGCgaaatattgtcaaccagcagcaccagtacaaaagaatctgttcAAGACTACCAGACGTGAGTGAATTACAtttaaagtcaatgtaaagataaGATTAGATACGAATTCCTACCGGGTGGCCCGATGGACCCAATGGATGCAAATTAAGCGGGCAGCGCAATTTCATGTCATACGCTTATTCAttagagttgaaaaatctgaacttcagcaaCCGATTTGCACtgtgatagccaatcagcaatGAAGTCCTCTGGGAACGTATGATGCTGAGGACGTACCGATGGAAATTCATTCA is part of the Epinephelus lanceolatus isolate andai-2023 chromosome 5, ASM4190304v1, whole genome shotgun sequence genome and encodes:
- the LOC117262585 gene encoding E3 ubiquitin-protein ligase TRIM21-like isoform X2, yielding MAAASCLLTEDQFLCSVCLDVFTDPVTIPCGHNFCKTCITKHWDINIPYQCPNCKKLFYRKPELQLNTLISEMAAQFRQSAQQKASSSSSEQQVFKPGEVPCDVCTGTKLKALKSCLVCLVSYCETHLEPHRTMSGLKRHQLIDPVENLEDRMCREHDKQLELFCKDDHMCVCMLCTVLDHKKHDVVPLKEECEGKKLELGKTEAEIQQMIQKTQLKIEEIKRSVKLSQRGADREIADGVQVFTALKESVERSQAELIDTIKEKQRKTEKQAEGFIKELEQEISELKKRSTEVEQLLQSEDHLHFLQSFTSLNAAPPAKDLTEFNICPPSYEGTVRRAVNQLEETLSKEKNKLLAKAKLKRIQQFAVDVTLDPDTAHPNLILSDDGKQVKHGDEMKNLPNNPERFDNCVCVLAKQSFSSGRFYFEVQVKGKTYWVLGVAKESINRKGDIPLTPQDGYWTICLWDGKEYYALAGPDASLSLKSRPEKVGVFVDYEEGLVSFYDVDAAALIYSFSGCSFTEKLFPFFTPYPNDDGKNSAPLIISPLSHTE